The nucleotide sequence cctgctttcatctgtgaagagcacagcgccccagtggcgaatttgccaatcctggtgttctctggcaaatgccaagcgtcttgcacggtgttgggctgtgagcacaacccccatttgtggacgtcgggccctcataccatcctcatggagtcggtttctaaccgtttgtgcagacacatgcacatttgtggcctgctggaggtcattttgcagggctctggcagtgctcctcctgttcctccttgcacaaatgcagaggtagcggtcttgctgctgggttgttgccctcctacagcctcctccacgtctcctggtgtactggcctgtctcctggtagcccctccaggctctggacactacgctgacagacacagcaaaccttcttgccacagctcacatccatcctggatgagctgtacTACCTGacccacttgtgtgggttgtaaagtccgtctcatgctaccacgagtgtgaaagcatcaccaacattcaaaagtgaccaaaacatcaaccagaaagcataggtactgagaagtggtctgtggtccccatcggcagaaccactcctttattgagtgtgtcttgctaatcgtcaaagatttccccctgttgtctattccatttgcacaacagcaggtgaaattgattgtcaatcagtgttgcttcctaagtggacagtttgatttcacagaagtttgatttatttggagttgttggcctttttgccttcactctgcagtccacctcaccccaaaccatctcgattgggttcaggtccggtgactgtggaggccaggtcatctggcgcagcaccccatcactctccttcttggtcaaatagcccttacacagcctggaggtgtgtttggggtcattgtcctgttgaaaataaatgatggtccaactaaacacaaaccagatggaatagcatgctgctacaagatgctgtggtagccatgctggttcagtatgccttcaattttgaataaatccccaacagtgtcaccagcaaagcacccccacaccatcacacctcctcctccatgcttcacggtgggaaccaggcatgtagagtccatccgttcacctcttctgcaccgcacaaagacacggtggttggaaccaaagatctcaaactcatcagaccaaagcacagatttccactggtctaatgtccattccttgtgttctttagcccaaacaagtctcttctgcttgttgcctgtcctcagcagtggtttcctagcagctattttaccatgaaggcctgattcacacagtctcctcttaacagttgttctagagatgtttctgctgctagaactctgtgtggcattgacctgttctctaagctgagctgctgttaacctgcgatttctgaggctggtgactcggatgaacttattgtccgcagcagaggtcactcttggtcttcctttcctggggcggtcctcatgtgagccagtttctttgtagtgcttgatggtttttgcgactgcacttggggacactttcaaagttttcccaattgttcggactgactgaccttcatttcttaaagtaatgatggccactcgtttttctttacttagctgcttttttcttgccataatacaaatgctaacagtctattcagtaggactatcagctgtgtactgtatccacatcctgcacaacacaactgatggttccaaccccatttataaggctggaaatcccacttattaaatctgacagggcacacctgtgacgtgaaaaccatttcaggtgactacctcttgaagctcatcaacagaatgccaagagtgtgcgtagcagtaatcagagcaaaaggtggctactttgaagaacctagaatataagacatattttcagttgtttcacacttttttgttcagtatataattccacatgtgttaattcatagttttgatgccttcagtgtgaagctacaatattcatagtcatgaaaataaagaaaactctttgaatgagatgaatgagaaggtgtgtccaaattttggtctgtactgtatatacaggggttggacaatgaaactgaaacacctgtcattttaggtttcatggctaaattggacctgcctggtagccagtcttcattgattgcacattgcaccagtaagagcagagtgtgaaggttcaattagcagggtaagagcacagttttgctcaaaatattgaaatgcacaaaacattatgggtgacattccagagttcaaaagaggacaaattgttggtgcacgtcttgctggcgcatctgtgaccaagacagcaagtctttgtgatgtatcaagagccacggtatccagggttatgtcagcataccaccaagaaggacgaaccacatccaacaggattaactgtggacacaagaggaagctgtctgaaagggatgttcgggtactaacccggattgtatccaaaaaacataaaatcacagctgcccaaatcaaggcagaattaaatgtgcacctcaactctcctgtttccaccagaactgtccgtcgggagctccacagggtcaatatacacggccgggctgctatagccaaacctttggtcactcgtgccaatgccaaacgtcggtttcaatggtgcaaggagcacaaatcttgggctgtggacaatgtgaaacatgtattgttctctgatgagtccggTGACTCCTCGTCTGCAAAACAGCAACACTTTAGTAACAATAAGTCATCCATCTGTCAGACCATTTCAGCAAATATATGTGCCAAACAGTGCCACTTAGACCCATTTTAAATTAAAGGGGAGCAGAGCAATGCGAAGAGTGTCACATAAGCAAATCTtcacttctgtttttaaaaatatataaaacattttacttcaaATTGTAtcccctttttttaaataatcatttgtGTTGCATTTTCTGCATTATAAAGCAAATTGTATTAGACATTACACATGCTAACATTAGTTTATACAATTATTTCCCAACAGATGGACTGATCTGTACCGTCAACTACGCAGAACCGTTCGGCCTCGTCGTCGTGTTTGCTCCAATCCAATAAAGCCTCTCGTGTCTCTTcactaaaaacaaaagcagcagTTCAGTCTCAAAGGATCTGACCCAGAATTAAGGTTGTCAGTTTTCAGTACTAAACCAGGAGTAAGTGCCGTGTGTTATTGATGGAGGTTGTTAAAAACTGACGTTTAGTCATAAATTAACAGCTTTTTAGAAAGGACAGATTTTACATGCAGATAACAGAAGGAACTAAAGCACAGGTAAGCCCATAATGAGTTAATTTGGTTCTGACTCACCTCAGAGAGACATCTACAGCTCCGAGAtgtttctccttctcacatTCATCCAGCTGCTCCTCATTTGCCTCTGCAGAATACTAAATGCAGATGGAAAATTTATTattgatgaagaaaagaacatttttgtttttggttatcGCATGAAAGACCATCCTtgttatttcatttcattttagtaAAAGAAATATCCTCAGTAgttttgtaatttattgttGTCCCCACATCAACTTTTAACTACGGTCACATCAACTTTTAAACTCAGAACTAAAGGAACAGCAGTAAGTCAGGCAACCCCAGCAGTGTTCTGGACGGACTCACCTTCTCATGTGGAGAGGATCGGATTCCCTCAGGAACCTCGTTCTGGGAGCAGATACAGATTTGATCAGGTTCATGTGAATTATTTGCCACTTAGACCCATTTTAACAAGTAATTGGCATCTAGAAGATGATAACtgggaaacatttttaatatgacTTCAAAGTTTCTATGTGTCTTAATGGTCTGATAGGGGAAGATCCCTACTGGGGGTTGTTCTATGTTGCTTCCAAGCAAGTAGCACAGATAAATAGCTTAGAACCTGCTTTAAATTAAACCTTTAGGCACTATCTTTCAAGCAGTCTGTCACAAAGACATTTGTTCTAATTCCTTGAGAAGCATctgtagaaaaaacaaataataacagAATGCATATGAAGTTGAAACTCACAGGTGAGCAGGGCTTCACTGCACAGTCTCTTAGACCACAGTGACTGATGGCCGTCCAAAAAGGACACGGTTTGTTCAGGTTCACCTGTAAGACAAATCACCAGAACCCCTGTGAGACAGATTGTTTTATCCAAGCATCTGTGAGTGACAAGTCAGGCTGTATTACCTTGTAGAACCTGAAGTAGTCAGACTCCAGAAGAGTTTGAAGTTTGGGGAAAAGCTGCTCGTTGTTGAAACCGTCAATGGTCTCGACATCGCAGGCACAGTCGTCCAGTTCACCTGTGACCTGAGGAAGAAACTTTTATCTTATTTGATTCATAAAGTTCTCACCTTAATGTAAAAAGCAGAGTGTCTGACACTGGGAGCTaattggatggatgggtggagtGGGTGAATGAGTAAGTAAGTATACTGGACCAAGCACCACACCCTGTGGTACGCCATAACTACCTCCGGTGCAAAGAACAGATTCAGACAATTAGAATATAAGCCTGCATAATGCTAGTATCTTCATACTTACAGCATGATAAAGCCTCCGTAAAATAATACTGTACCTGACAATGCAGCACTCCAATGTGAACATAAGTGGCattcataaaataaacagaGGTCATAACAATATTGTCAGTAACTCTCGGCTCTAAAACCTCACTGAAGCTCGTCAGACAAGATATTTATATGTAAAAGAAATCACAAGATGGATATGCACCTTCAGAGTATTGGTATTATTTTCATTAGACTTTCCAGTTTAAATGCCAGTTTAATTTCCTCCTCATTAGTTTACCTTTTCAGTTGATCCGGAATAGCACTTTCCACTCTGTGTTCGGTTTACAGTTTTATGAACACAAAGAAACTCTGAATGTAGAAGTTTTTATACATTGTTGACGAAATAAGTGACTCCACAAAGACCAGAGGAAGTAAACATGGCCCCATACCTGTCAAAAACAAGATCTAGAAATGATTCGGGCAGGAATGAGGCGGAATATCGCTCACCTGACAGAAGCACTTGCCGTGCGCAGATCCGGACatctggaggaggaggagcaagAAGACCACCGGCGCCATCACGACCTCTCTGGGGGTTTTCTCTCTGTTCGTTATTTAACGTTGTCAAGATGGAGCCCTTCTCAGTCCGCGCGTTTTGCTAGAAATGAGGAAAAAGCTTCAATCcctcagcagctgcagctgtgTGGAGGCGGATATCTCATGTGAGGTGTCATTTCCTGATATTTTCTCATTTCCAATCCGCTACGTGCCGTACGTGACGTCCAGCTGATGCAGTCATAGACTCACTTCACGTCTTCATCACCGAATGTAATGGAAAGAACTTTTGGTGCAACAACCACAGTCCGTGGTCCTCACAGAAGACCCAATAATGTGCGCCTAAAAACCTATTTTCAGTTTAATCAACGTCTGTCACGTCTCCATAATGTCGTGCCCCAAGTCAGCCACACAGGGGCAATAGAGGACACACGTCTATTACCGCTTGATTAGTGTTTTTAGTTTATCAAAACTTTTTATAATTTTACGCTATATTGTATAAACCTTTTTCTCGTATTTAGGAAAACCATGCCATAAGCCATCAGATAATTGGATTCCAGCTCAAGCGTCAGATGTACAGTTTTTACGAGATATTTGTCATACACTTTGTTGAAAGCAATCCTGTTATAAATGCTCAACCTGAAAAAGTATGTACATGTAtaatagaagaaaaattaaataatttttttacaattaagGAAAGGAAGTGGTTCCTGAATGCTTGAGGCTCGTGGGCCATATTGTGGGTCTGTGAAGAGAATTTAAATAACTCAATGAAGATATGCCATTTAATTGCACAAcgatacttaaaaaaataaaaggtcaaCTACTAAACAGAACATTCTAAGCCAAAAGTGGGCTCTGGCTTTGAAatttgttggatgggtgcaaaaacttgttatcactcatgtaaaaaccttgggttgcaaggcacctgcactatgccttcctccctgtgtgtgtgagatcattgttatctctgtgagaaccagcctcctttctgtctcacacacacacaccctgtctgaactgtctgttgaattgtgcatataaataaagagatagggtgtcaaaaacttggtagtttcactgcaaagtgggctacccttgctgcaagtaactatgactgtatcgttcttacctctgagttgactaaataatacctaacatttattggtccttcgagccggagtcattcaataac is from Girardinichthys multiradiatus isolate DD_20200921_A chromosome 4, DD_fGirMul_XY1, whole genome shotgun sequence and encodes:
- the LOC124866631 gene encoding ERO1-like protein alpha, producing the protein MAPVVFLLLLLQMSGSAHGKCFCQVTGELDDCACDVETIDGFNNEQLFPKLQTLLESDYFRFYKVNLNKPCPFWTAISHCGLRDCAVKPCSPNEVPEGIRSSPHEKYSAEANEEQLDECEKEKHLGAVDVSLSEETREALLDWSKHDDEAERFCVVDDEESPDSSENNTCFTFSRHG